One Candidatus Desulfatibia profunda genomic window, GCATAATACTGGCCCCTCCAATGTTTTTACCTTGCCCGGTTTCGTGGCCTTATGTTCCGGACTGCTGGGGAAAGCTTTGCAGAGCCAGATGGTCGTTCTTGGAAATATGAGCCTTGGTGGGAGTATTGTTCCTGTGGAAAATTTGGCTGAAATCCTTCAGGTGGCGTTTGACTCCGGAGCCAAAAAGATCTTGATTCCGACAAGCAGCGTCGGTGATATCCCATCAGTCCCCGGAGAACTTTTTGCAAAATTTCAAACCAGTTTTTATGCCGATCCGATTGATGCCGTGTTTAAGGCATTGGGCGTTGAGTGAGAAACAAGAGTGATGTTCTTTATCTGACAAAACAGGAAGAAAAGTGCGCCATTGCCGCGATTAAGTTCTTAAATGAGCCGAAACCGGCCGTGCAGATAAAGGAACTGCGGGGCATATACAAAGAATTTGAACGCAGCAGCGATGCCAAACAACTGGTCGACAGCGTCTCACAAGTGATTGAGGCAACCGGAGCACCCGAAAGGCAATCGACAATTTCAGCTCCAACATCACGAATAAACCTCAACCGCGAAGATCTGCACCTGATCTGCTTTGATTTTGTGTCGTGAAATAAAGGTGTTCCGGTTTATACTGTCAACTTTAAACTTGCGAGTTGATAGTCATAATTCCCTGTCCAGAATAATTAGGTTAGAAAATAGCCGGAACTTATGTTAAACTTGGTAATACATAGACTGAGTGTTATAAATTTTGGGAATGGTTAATTCCCAAATATTTTAAAGGAATTTAAGAAAAGTAGGCTGTTTCATAGAAAGGAAGAATAATATGGAGCAAGATGTCACAGTTAAAATACCACGTGCCTGGATTAAGGGGTTGTCTGAAGAGGAGTTGACTCTCAAACAAATTATTCGCCTGGGTATATACCAGTTCAAGGTAGAACGTGCAATTCAGCTATATCGCGATGGTGTTGGCTCTTTGGGTTATGTTGCGGAGCAAATGGGGCTTAATAAACAAGATTTGATCCGTGAAGCCCGTCATCATAATATTGACCCTGAATTCTCCGATCAAACGATCCAAGAGGAACTTTCAGAATGGCAATAAATAAAAAAATTGCTTAGTGAAGATCAACTGCGTCTTTATTTTCGACAAATAAGCGAAAGGAAAGATATTTGGATCAATTCTGATTTATGTGTGGATTTACTTGAACGATTATTTTCCTGATTCCCTTATAAGATTCCACCTATATTCAGCACTTACTCCAAATATCGGATGTTGCGCTGAACCGTCTCCGGTTTGGGTTCCGGAATTTCAATTCCGTCTTTCAAGTACGCCACAAAACGCTCGCGCTTAAAATATTCCAAATCAGAGATTGCTTCCTCAATGGTTTCTCCATCACCCACAAAAGCAAACCGTCCCAATTGAGGCAGTTGTGCCGTGTACCCGCCACCTTGGGAATCTGGAATTGGAACCACCTCGATAGCATAAGGCAGGCTCATATAGTAATCCAGATCTTTCTTCACTAGTCTACCTCCTTAACCCCATATATTTCACTCACAAACCGCATTACCCCAGGTGCACCTGGCGGGCGGAGATGATGTTGGGCAGCGATTTTAGCTCTTCTAAAACCTTTTCGTCGGCCGGCGAATCGATGTTGACCATGCACAGGGCGCGGTCCTCCCGCCGGCCCAACTGGAAGCGGCCGATGTTGATGTTGTGGCGACCGAGGGTAGTGCCCACATTGCCGATAACGCCCGGCTTGTCAAAATTCTGAATGACGATCATCCACCCCTCCGGGACAGCATCCAGGTATATTTTGCCGATTCTTACCAGCCGGGGATATTTTTTTTCAAAAATCGTTCCCCAGATCTCATCCGGTTCCTCTTTGTGACCTTCCAGTTTTACGCGGATCAAGCCGGCGAAATCATCTCTGGCCGGGCTTTTGGCGACGTTGACAAGGATTCCTTTTTCGGCGGCAAGGGCCGGAGCATTGACATAATTTACCGGTTGATCGGTGAACGTACCGAGAAGACCTTTCAAGACGGCGTGGGTCAGCGGTCTGACGTCCAGAAGGGTGACATCGCCGGTATAGCTGATGGTGACATCGTGTATTTTTCGGGCAAGCTGACCCATCATGGACCCCATTTTTTCGGCCAAATCGAGGTGGGGGCGAATCTGGTTCAAAACCTCCAGGGACAATGATGG contains:
- a CDS encoding type II toxin-antitoxin system HicB family antitoxin; the protein is MKKDLDYYMSLPYAIEVVPIPDSQGGGYTAQLPQLGRFAFVGDGETIEEAISDLEYFKRERFVAYLKDGIEIPEPKPETVQRNIRYLE